One stretch of Longimicrobium sp. DNA includes these proteins:
- a CDS encoding 50S ribosomal protein L11 methyltransferase — protein sequence MIDTYGAGAYGRMLADRSRVDAYAAAIEAVVRPGSIVLDIGTGTGFFALLAARLGARRVYAVDPTDAIRTAREVARDNGMADRIEFIQDVSTRVTLPERADVVVSDLRGVLPPFQRIVATLRDARERLLAPGGVLVPAADVLLAAPVEAERAWEDAVGPASVLGFRFAAVRRAACNDWRRGVFDPDQLLAAPREWARMDYAMLAETDVRGGAEWRAERAGTAHGLAVWFRAELAPGIAFDSGPGNTTIYQTAFFPFPEPVRLEAGGGVRAALEARLVGGDYLWRWDTTLDRDGADAISFRQSTFLATLPSPDRLRRRADTFVPRLNGNGEVAAFVLSRMDGGASVGQIARELMARFPGRFDRWEAALSHVGTFSETYGE from the coding sequence GTGATCGACACCTACGGCGCCGGCGCGTACGGCCGCATGCTGGCCGACCGGTCGCGGGTGGATGCCTACGCGGCCGCGATCGAGGCCGTCGTCCGCCCCGGCTCGATCGTGCTCGACATCGGCACGGGGACGGGGTTCTTCGCGCTGCTGGCGGCACGGCTCGGGGCGCGGCGGGTGTACGCGGTCGATCCCACCGACGCCATCCGCACCGCGCGCGAGGTGGCGCGCGACAATGGAATGGCGGACCGCATCGAGTTCATCCAGGACGTCTCCACGCGGGTGACGCTTCCGGAGCGCGCCGACGTGGTCGTCTCCGACCTCCGCGGCGTCCTCCCGCCCTTCCAGCGGATCGTGGCCACGCTGCGCGACGCGCGCGAGCGGCTGCTGGCGCCGGGCGGCGTCCTCGTCCCCGCCGCCGACGTGCTGCTGGCCGCGCCGGTGGAGGCCGAACGGGCGTGGGAAGACGCGGTGGGACCCGCGTCGGTGCTGGGGTTCCGCTTCGCGGCCGTGCGGCGCGCGGCGTGCAACGACTGGCGGCGCGGCGTCTTCGACCCCGACCAGCTGCTGGCCGCCCCGCGCGAGTGGGCGCGGATGGACTACGCGATGCTCGCCGAAACCGACGTGCGCGGCGGGGCCGAGTGGCGCGCCGAACGGGCCGGGACCGCGCACGGGCTGGCCGTCTGGTTCCGCGCCGAGCTGGCGCCCGGCATCGCGTTCGACTCCGGTCCGGGGAACACCACCATCTACCAGACCGCCTTCTTCCCCTTCCCCGAGCCGGTGCGGCTCGAAGCGGGCGGCGGCGTGCGGGCGGCGCTCGAGGCGCGGCTGGTGGGCGGCGACTACCTCTGGCGCTGGGACACCACGCTGGACCGCGACGGGGCCGATGCGATCTCCTTCCGGCAGTCCACCTTCCTCGCCACCCTCCCCTCGCCGGACCGGCTGCGCCGCCGCGCGGACACGTTCGTGCCGCGGCTTAATGGGAACGGCGAGGTCGCCGCGTTCGTCCTTTCGCGCATGGACGGCGGCGCCAGCGTGGGCCAGATCGCGCGCGAGCTGATGGCGCGCTTCCCCGGGCGGTTCGACCGCTGGGAGGCGGCGCTCTCGCACGTGGGCACCTTCTCCGAGACGTACGGCGAGTGA
- a CDS encoding lasso RiPP family leader peptide-containing protein, with translation MQLPTRKSYQAPALKVYGDARALTQTAATNNNMNDPGNSSQTKT, from the coding sequence ATGCAGCTCCCCACCCGCAAGAGCTACCAGGCCCCTGCGCTGAAGGTGTACGGCGACGCGCGCGCGCTGACGCAGACCGCCGCGACCAACAACAACATGAACGACCCCGGGAACAGCTCGCAGACCAAGACGTGA
- a CDS encoding asparagine synthetase B family protein yields the protein MSGIAGIVPPPGAPVDAAVLERMASCLSNPFADGTRARVLEGCGLAHALLRTGDEDDAPPQPFSLDGRAWTIADARIDGRDELVRELRGAGEEARPDAPAAELILRAWAAWGAGCVDRLLGDFAFAVWDAPRRTLFCARDPLGLKQFFHASPGGAFVFSSSLDCALAHPGVGRAVDEAAVADFLVHGFHQDGERTIRREVRALAPGHALEVRDGRMRVRRWWTLPVDEPLRLRGPGEYAERFVDLLGAAVRDRMPRGGVSIFLSGGRDSPAVGAMAREAARGGDRQGEIRGFTAVYRRLFADDEGRWAEMAGRALEIPITWLPLDGYRVFERWEADPLFARPEPTDSALMAIEVDQWSQAASHARVLLTGFGGDAVLRESRSRLTRLALGGHLLRAAYEGLQYARHHRRLPRPGVRTWLRTRGTRQGWNAEMPPWLADDFVRRAGVAERIAAQNAREMPPHPARPEAGEQLASPLWPHLFRWMDPGTTRIPLEVRHPFFDLRLVRFLLSVPPAQWYNDKGLLRIGMRGRLPEALLARPKTPLAGDPLAARHRAEGDAWLDGRALGPEAAPFVDADRVPRAAGGRMDAPADPLWLHLRPLALSLWLRRGA from the coding sequence GTGAGCGGGATCGCCGGCATCGTTCCCCCGCCCGGCGCGCCGGTGGACGCCGCGGTGCTGGAGCGGATGGCTTCCTGCCTCTCCAATCCCTTCGCGGACGGGACGCGGGCGCGGGTGCTGGAGGGATGCGGCCTGGCCCACGCGCTCCTGCGCACGGGCGACGAGGACGACGCGCCGCCGCAGCCCTTCTCGCTCGACGGCCGCGCCTGGACCATCGCCGACGCGCGGATCGACGGGCGCGACGAGCTCGTCCGCGAGCTGCGGGGCGCGGGGGAAGAGGCGCGGCCGGATGCGCCCGCCGCGGAGCTGATCCTCCGCGCCTGGGCCGCGTGGGGGGCGGGATGCGTGGACCGGCTGCTGGGCGACTTCGCCTTCGCCGTGTGGGACGCGCCGCGGCGGACGCTCTTCTGCGCGCGCGACCCGCTGGGGTTGAAGCAATTCTTCCATGCATCTCCCGGCGGCGCCTTCGTCTTCTCCAGCTCGCTCGACTGCGCGCTCGCGCACCCGGGCGTGGGGCGCGCGGTGGACGAGGCCGCGGTGGCCGACTTCCTGGTCCACGGCTTCCACCAGGACGGGGAGAGGACCATCCGCCGCGAGGTCCGCGCGCTGGCGCCGGGGCACGCGCTGGAGGTGCGGGACGGGAGGATGCGGGTGCGCCGCTGGTGGACGCTGCCGGTGGACGAGCCGCTCCGCCTCCGCGGGCCGGGCGAGTACGCCGAGCGCTTCGTCGACCTCCTCGGCGCGGCGGTGCGCGACCGGATGCCGCGCGGCGGCGTCTCCATCTTCCTGAGCGGCGGGCGCGATTCTCCCGCCGTCGGGGCGATGGCGCGCGAGGCCGCACGGGGTGGGGACCGGCAGGGGGAGATCCGCGGCTTCACCGCCGTCTACCGGCGCCTCTTCGCCGACGACGAGGGGCGGTGGGCGGAGATGGCCGGGCGGGCGCTGGAAATCCCCATCACCTGGCTCCCGCTGGACGGCTACCGCGTGTTCGAGCGGTGGGAGGCCGATCCGCTCTTCGCGCGCCCCGAGCCCACCGACTCGGCGCTGATGGCCATCGAGGTGGACCAGTGGTCGCAGGCCGCCTCGCACGCGCGGGTGCTGCTGACCGGCTTCGGGGGAGACGCGGTGCTGCGCGAGTCGCGCTCGCGCCTCACGCGGCTGGCGCTGGGCGGGCACCTGCTGCGCGCCGCGTATGAGGGACTGCAGTACGCGCGGCACCACCGCCGCCTCCCCCGCCCCGGCGTGCGCACCTGGCTGCGGACGCGCGGCACGCGCCAGGGGTGGAACGCGGAGATGCCGCCCTGGCTTGCGGACGACTTCGTCCGTCGCGCGGGGGTGGCGGAGCGGATCGCGGCGCAGAACGCGCGGGAGATGCCGCCGCACCCCGCGCGCCCCGAGGCGGGCGAGCAGCTGGCCTCGCCGCTCTGGCCGCACCTGTTCCGCTGGATGGACCCGGGAACCACGCGCATCCCGCTGGAGGTGCGGCACCCCTTCTTCGACCTGCGGCTGGTGCGCTTCCTCCTGTCGGTGCCGCCCGCGCAGTGGTACAACGACAAGGGGCTGCTGCGGATCGGGATGCGGGGCCGCCTCCCCGAAGCGCTGCTGGCGCGCCCCAAGACGCCGCTGGCGGGCGACCCGCTGGCCGCGCGCCACCGGGCGGAGGGCGATGCTTGGCTCGATGGCCGCGCGCTGGGCCCCGAGGCGGCGCCGTTCGTGGACGCGGACCGCGTCCCCCGCGCCGCCGGCGGACGGATGGACGCCCCCGCGGACCCGCTCTGGCTGCACCTGCGGCCGCTGGCCCTTTCGCTCTGGCTCCGGCGCGGCGCCTAA
- a CDS encoding PqqD family protein, translated as MTGQSPALTPATVLVAAREQVSAEVEGGAVILNLADGVYYGLDGVGARVWEMLREPRPLAQVRDAVTAEYEVDAETAWNDLERLLGDLLERGLVEVVSAAGA; from the coding sequence GTGACCGGGCAGTCCCCCGCCCTGACCCCCGCCACCGTCCTGGTCGCCGCGCGCGAGCAGGTTTCGGCCGAGGTGGAGGGCGGGGCGGTGATCCTGAACCTGGCGGACGGGGTCTACTACGGGCTGGACGGCGTGGGCGCGCGGGTGTGGGAGATGCTGCGCGAGCCGCGCCCGCTGGCCCAGGTGCGCGACGCCGTGACCGCCGAGTACGAGGTGGACGCGGAGACGGCGTGGAACGACCTGGAGCGGCTGCTGGGCGACCTGCTGGAGCGCGGGCTGGTGGAGGTCGTCTCCGCCGCCGGCGCCTGA
- a CDS encoding polysaccharide biosynthesis/export family protein, with protein sequence MRRTVLVLLALLALVPAGRAAAQASSDSVYLRPGDVIHLVVFRQPEFSGDFGISPDGTVQHPLLSDVHVVGVPRSVIRERLRTAISRFERDPNFVFDFLYRVGVGGEVRLPNLYTLSPETTLGQAVAAAGGVTEFGRLDRVHVMRGGREILVNLQRPDADVSEMRIRSGDQIRVGRRSNVIRDYVGPFAAILGAAAAIATLATSK encoded by the coding sequence ATGCGCCGAACCGTCCTTGTCCTCCTCGCGCTCCTGGCCCTGGTTCCCGCGGGGCGCGCCGCCGCGCAGGCCTCGTCCGACAGCGTGTACCTGCGCCCGGGCGACGTCATCCACCTGGTCGTGTTCCGCCAGCCGGAGTTCAGCGGCGACTTCGGGATCAGCCCCGACGGCACCGTGCAGCACCCGCTGCTCTCCGACGTGCACGTGGTCGGCGTTCCCCGCTCGGTGATCCGCGAGCGGCTGCGCACGGCCATCTCGCGCTTCGAGCGCGACCCCAACTTCGTGTTCGACTTCCTGTACCGCGTGGGGGTGGGCGGCGAGGTGCGGCTCCCCAACCTGTACACGCTGTCGCCCGAGACCACGCTGGGGCAGGCGGTGGCGGCGGCGGGCGGGGTGACGGAGTTCGGGCGGCTGGACCGCGTGCACGTGATGCGCGGCGGGCGCGAGATCCTGGTGAACCTGCAGCGCCCGGACGCCGACGTGTCGGAGATGCGCATCCGCTCGGGCGACCAGATCCGGGTGGGCCGGCGCTCCAACGTGATCCGCGACTACGTGGGCCCGTTCGCCGCCATCCTGGGCGCCGCCGCCGCCATCGCCACGCTCGCCACCTCGAAGTAG
- a CDS encoding sigma-70 family RNA polymerase sigma factor: MQPLPPAPATAAAEPEADLLARLRAGDEAAFRDFVREQTPALLRVTRRLLRSEDEARDAVQDAFVAAFRGLPRFRGDSRLGTWIYRIAINAALAKLRARAGADEVSLDEWLPRFVDDGHATEPSAAWPADAETGAEQAEVRARVRASIDRLPDTHRTVILLRDIEELSTDEAAEALGITPGAVKVRLHRARQALRTLLDPWMRGEQG, translated from the coding sequence TTGCAACCGCTGCCGCCCGCCCCCGCCACTGCCGCCGCGGAACCCGAGGCCGACCTGCTGGCGCGGCTGCGCGCGGGCGACGAGGCCGCGTTCCGCGACTTCGTGCGCGAGCAGACGCCGGCGCTGCTGCGCGTGACGCGGCGCCTGCTGCGCTCCGAGGACGAGGCGCGCGACGCGGTGCAGGACGCGTTCGTGGCCGCCTTCCGCGGCCTCCCGCGCTTCCGCGGCGACTCGCGGCTGGGCACGTGGATCTACCGCATCGCCATCAACGCCGCCCTCGCGAAGCTCCGCGCCCGCGCCGGCGCCGACGAGGTGAGCCTGGACGAGTGGCTCCCCCGCTTCGTGGACGACGGGCACGCCACCGAGCCCAGCGCCGCCTGGCCCGCGGACGCGGAAACCGGCGCCGAGCAGGCCGAGGTGCGGGCGCGGGTGCGGGCCTCCATCGACCGGCTGCCGGACACGCACCGCACCGTCATCCTGCTGCGCGACATCGAGGAGCTTTCCACCGACGAGGCGGCCGAGGCGCTCGGCATCACCCCCGGCGCGGTGAAGGTGCGGCTGCACCGCGCGCGGCAGGCGCTGCGCACGCTGCTCGACCCCTGGATGCGAGGCGAGCAGGGATGA
- a CDS encoding anti-sigma factor family protein, translating to MTAIPTCREVLTFLGDYCAGELDPMRTSAFERHLQLCVSCRNYLDSYRRTIVLEREAFADPDLPDPPEELVEAILAIRRPG from the coding sequence ATGACCGCGATCCCCACCTGCCGCGAGGTCCTTACCTTCCTGGGCGACTACTGCGCGGGCGAGCTGGACCCCATGCGCACCTCGGCCTTCGAGCGGCACCTGCAGCTCTGCGTCTCCTGCCGCAACTACCTGGACAGCTACCGCCGCACCATCGTCCTGGAGCGCGAGGCCTTCGCCGACCCCGATCTCCCGGACCCGCCCGAGGAGCTGGTCGAGGCCATCCTCGCGATCCGGCGGCCGGGCTGA
- a CDS encoding energy transducer TonB, which translates to MKTSLPHRPCAARRRPALLLAAAASLASAGAAGAQQQTDRPPAAAPGSSAPAVDELPVAINTAEIEREIAARNPALMADSGVRVLLRVRILPDGTVDSASVRVVRPVDPAFVEPARAVARRMRFTPARAQHQPVAYVTVVPVDFAPRPRPENDGVRNGEVPPDEGTYELSAVEEWPQLRNGPTTARQLAAQYPPALRDGGVEGDVVIRFRVLEDGTVDPETVTLEQTTDLAFDQPAVAVVRQMRFTPARVGGRPVKVWATVPIHFGFMHPDPPAKADFSGTGAGARPAPNAPRP; encoded by the coding sequence ATGAAGACGTCTCTCCCCCATCGCCCGTGCGCGGCGCGCCGCCGCCCTGCCCTGCTGCTGGCCGCGGCGGCATCCCTCGCCTCGGCCGGAGCGGCGGGCGCGCAGCAGCAGACGGATCGACCTCCGGCCGCGGCCCCGGGAAGCTCCGCGCCGGCCGTCGACGAGCTGCCGGTGGCGATCAACACCGCCGAGATCGAGCGGGAGATCGCCGCCCGTAATCCCGCGCTGATGGCGGACAGCGGGGTCCGCGTGCTCCTGCGGGTGAGGATCCTGCCCGACGGCACGGTGGATTCGGCATCGGTCAGGGTCGTGCGGCCGGTGGACCCCGCGTTCGTGGAGCCGGCCAGGGCCGTCGCCAGGCGCATGCGCTTCACCCCGGCGAGGGCGCAGCACCAGCCGGTGGCGTACGTGACGGTCGTTCCCGTCGACTTCGCGCCGCGGCCACGCCCGGAGAACGATGGAGTCAGGAACGGCGAGGTGCCTCCGGATGAGGGCACCTACGAGCTTTCGGCCGTCGAGGAGTGGCCGCAGCTGCGGAACGGCCCCACCACGGCGCGGCAGCTCGCCGCGCAGTATCCGCCCGCGCTGCGGGACGGCGGGGTCGAGGGCGACGTGGTGATCAGGTTCCGCGTTCTGGAAGACGGTACGGTCGATCCCGAAACCGTCACCCTGGAACAAACCACCGATCTGGCTTTCGACCAGCCGGCCGTGGCGGTGGTGCGGCAGATGCGCTTCACCCCGGCGCGGGTCGGCGGCAGGCCGGTGAAGGTCTGGGCCACCGTCCCCATCCACTTCGGATTCATGCACCCGGATCCGCCGGCAAAGGCCGACTTCAGCGGCACGGGCGCCGGCGCCAGGCCCGCGCCGAACGCCCCGCGGCCCTGA
- a CDS encoding TonB family protein, producing MPLLRLRHAAAVSAALLLALPASAQGGGDKLPDTAYKLEQVDSPPALLNGGEVGAAIAALYPEPLLNAGITGEVLLKFRVERDGTVDSMSVEVEHASDPRFVQPAWAVVARMRFRPAMLRGRGVPVWVTQPIQFRVEDDDSPAAGGKSPPGPPLDRSTPPDEGTYELSAVTVQPRLQNGGEIARMIEAQYPPALADSLVRGVVTLRFRIMETGLVDPETVTIEHATHAAFAAPAAAAVRRMRFSPALVGRTPVRVWATIPIHFGFEDPDSPPGADFQGTGAGARGGTNTPRP from the coding sequence ATGCCGCTCCTTCGCTTGCGTCACGCCGCGGCCGTTTCTGCCGCGCTCCTCCTCGCGCTCCCGGCGTCCGCGCAGGGCGGCGGGGACAAGCTCCCCGACACCGCGTACAAGCTGGAGCAGGTCGATTCGCCGCCCGCGCTGCTGAACGGCGGCGAGGTGGGGGCGGCCATCGCGGCGCTGTATCCCGAACCGCTGCTGAACGCGGGGATCACGGGCGAGGTGCTGCTGAAGTTCCGGGTCGAGCGCGACGGGACGGTCGATTCGATGTCGGTGGAGGTGGAGCACGCCAGCGATCCGCGGTTCGTGCAGCCCGCGTGGGCCGTCGTGGCACGGATGCGCTTCCGCCCGGCGATGCTGCGCGGGCGCGGCGTTCCCGTGTGGGTGACGCAGCCCATCCAGTTCCGGGTAGAGGACGACGACTCCCCCGCCGCGGGCGGCAAATCCCCGCCGGGCCCGCCCCTGGATCGCTCCACGCCGCCGGACGAGGGCACCTACGAGCTGTCGGCCGTCACGGTGCAGCCCCGGCTGCAAAACGGCGGCGAGATCGCGCGGATGATCGAGGCGCAGTATCCCCCCGCGCTGGCGGACAGCCTGGTTCGGGGCGTCGTGACGCTGCGGTTCAGGATCATGGAAACCGGGCTGGTGGACCCGGAGACGGTCACGATCGAGCACGCCACGCACGCGGCGTTCGCCGCCCCTGCCGCGGCGGCCGTCCGGCGGATGCGCTTTTCCCCGGCGCTGGTCGGGCGGACGCCGGTGCGCGTCTGGGCCACCATCCCGATCCACTTCGGATTCGAGGACCCGGATTCACCGCCAGGAGCCGACTTCCAGGGCACGGGCGCCGGCGCCAGGGGCGGGACGAACACGCCGCGGCCCTGA
- a CDS encoding energy transducer TonB: MPLVSCPACGRAVSAHAASCPGCGHPMHVAPVAASPNRTLLVVLGAVLVCVALVAALGWFAYRQLGARAEARRHRPPEELVDYPEVPPAPAAAPLPPGGSGAAEPGDETLELSAVEEQPQLLNRDAIASQLSRNYPPLLRDAGIEGSANVRLRVRRDGSVDPESITVENATHPMFGESASRIVERMRFRPAKVQGRPVAVWVTLPVTFQLQP, translated from the coding sequence ATGCCCCTCGTATCCTGCCCCGCCTGCGGCCGCGCGGTCAGCGCCCACGCCGCATCGTGCCCCGGCTGCGGCCATCCGATGCACGTGGCGCCCGTCGCGGCGAGCCCCAACCGCACGCTGCTCGTGGTGCTCGGCGCCGTGCTCGTGTGCGTGGCGCTGGTGGCGGCGCTGGGGTGGTTCGCGTACCGGCAGCTCGGCGCGCGCGCCGAGGCCCGGCGGCACCGTCCGCCCGAGGAGCTGGTGGACTACCCGGAGGTCCCGCCGGCCCCAGCGGCGGCCCCGCTGCCGCCGGGCGGCTCGGGCGCGGCGGAACCGGGCGACGAGACGCTGGAGCTGTCGGCGGTCGAGGAGCAGCCGCAGCTGCTGAACCGCGACGCCATCGCGTCCCAGCTTTCGCGCAACTACCCGCCGCTCCTGCGCGACGCGGGGATTGAGGGGAGCGCCAACGTCCGCCTGCGCGTGCGGCGCGACGGCAGCGTGGACCCGGAGAGCATCACGGTCGAGAACGCCACGCACCCGATGTTCGGCGAATCCGCGTCGCGGATCGTCGAGCGCATGCGCTTCCGCCCCGCGAAGGTGCAGGGGCGCCCGGTCGCGGTGTGGGTCACGCTGCCGGTCACCTTCCAGCTGCAACCCTGA
- a CDS encoding energy transducer TonB: MSNASARILPLVVLSVLALAVPRAHAQTAPPAPAGTARASGDDELAPDEVEIDAPPAMLHPEVMPRLVAQVYPNEMRRNGIEGSVTLSMIVEPGGYVRQGSVRVLGASDPRFVQAARWVALRVPFRAATLGDREVAAPTRLSVAFVLRDL, encoded by the coding sequence ATGAGCAACGCTTCCGCCAGGATTCTCCCGCTCGTCGTGCTTTCCGTGCTGGCCCTCGCCGTCCCCCGCGCGCACGCGCAGACGGCGCCGCCCGCGCCCGCCGGCACCGCGCGAGCCTCGGGCGACGACGAGCTGGCGCCGGACGAGGTGGAGATCGACGCTCCGCCGGCCATGCTGCATCCCGAGGTGATGCCCAGGCTGGTCGCGCAGGTGTATCCGAACGAGATGCGGCGGAACGGGATCGAGGGGAGCGTGACGCTGAGCATGATCGTGGAACCGGGCGGGTACGTCCGGCAGGGGAGCGTGCGCGTGCTCGGTGCCTCGGACCCGCGCTTCGTGCAGGCGGCGCGGTGGGTGGCGCTGCGCGTTCCCTTCCGCGCCGCGACGCTGGGCGACAGGGAGGTGGCGGCGCCCACCCGGCTCTCCGTCGCCTTCGTGCTGCGGGACCTCTGA
- a CDS encoding patatin-like phospholipase family protein: MPDPTPHSPPAPALAQGTTDRGDLALVLTGGGARGAYQVGILRYISRRWPEMSFPIITGVSAGAINAAHLAQAHGTLPQAVDELAALWSELTPDRIFRVDVSGLLANMGRWGLQLAGGGMRESRVRGLVDTAPLGELLAEALAPVNGELTKIDYNLARGTLRAVALGTTSYSTGQSVIWVQGRDLQTWERPSRRAIATKLRVEHVMASSALPLFFPAVQIGDQWHGDGGIRLTAPLSPALHLGAHKILAISTHYERDEAEASRPTVRGYPPPAQVIGLLMDAIFLDVVDQDVMRMERMNHLLRAVPPERREGMRVVELMTFRPSRDLGAISREHEPRLPRAFRLLTRGLGTRETSSPDALSLMMFQDDYIRRLIEIGEEDAERRGDELAEFIEGNGGE, from the coding sequence GTGCCCGACCCGACTCCGCACTCCCCCCCGGCTCCCGCGCTGGCGCAGGGCACCACCGACCGGGGCGACCTGGCGCTGGTGCTCACCGGCGGCGGCGCGCGCGGCGCGTACCAGGTGGGCATCCTGCGCTACATCTCGCGGCGCTGGCCGGAGATGAGCTTTCCCATCATCACCGGCGTCTCCGCCGGAGCGATCAACGCGGCGCACCTGGCGCAGGCGCACGGCACCCTGCCGCAGGCGGTGGACGAGCTGGCCGCGCTCTGGAGCGAGCTCACGCCGGACCGCATCTTCCGCGTGGACGTGTCCGGGCTGCTGGCCAACATGGGGCGCTGGGGACTGCAGCTGGCGGGCGGCGGAATGCGCGAGAGCCGCGTGCGCGGGCTGGTGGACACCGCGCCGCTGGGCGAGCTGCTGGCCGAGGCGCTGGCGCCGGTGAACGGCGAGCTGACCAAGATCGACTACAACCTGGCGCGCGGCACCCTGCGCGCGGTGGCGCTGGGGACGACCAGCTACAGCACCGGCCAGTCGGTGATCTGGGTGCAGGGGCGCGACCTGCAGACGTGGGAGCGCCCCTCGCGGCGTGCGATCGCCACCAAGCTGCGGGTGGAGCACGTGATGGCGTCCAGCGCGCTTCCGCTCTTCTTTCCCGCGGTCCAGATCGGCGACCAGTGGCATGGCGATGGGGGGATCCGGCTGACCGCGCCGCTCTCGCCCGCGCTGCACCTGGGCGCGCACAAGATCCTGGCCATCTCCACGCATTACGAGCGCGACGAGGCCGAGGCCAGCCGCCCCACGGTGCGCGGCTACCCGCCCCCGGCGCAGGTGATCGGGCTGCTGATGGACGCCATCTTCCTGGACGTGGTGGACCAGGACGTGATGCGGATGGAGCGGATGAACCACCTGCTGCGCGCGGTTCCGCCCGAGCGGCGCGAGGGGATGCGCGTGGTGGAGCTGATGACCTTCCGCCCCTCGCGCGACCTGGGCGCCATCTCGCGCGAGCACGAGCCGCGGCTCCCGCGCGCGTTCCGCCTCCTCACCCGCGGCCTGGGCACGCGCGAAACCTCCAGCCCCGACGCGCTCTCGCTGATGATGTTCCAGGACGACTACATCCGCCGCCTCATCGAGATCGGCGAGGAGGACGCCGAGCGCCGCGGCGACGAGCTGGCCGAGTTCATCGAGGGGAACGGCGGGGAGTGA
- a CDS encoding penicillin-binding protein activator LpoB: MNTLTRGLRAALATAAILVSGGCATQVTRVSPDQQIDLSGRWNDVDSRQVADAMVRQSFQGDLGQSWAMQYMQTHGGRRPTVIVGTIRNRSMEHIPVETFVRDLERAYLGSGQVQVVASSEERAEVRDERADQQENAAADTRARMGREHGAQYMLQGDISQINDREGGRRVVYYQVDMTLVDLETNAKTWTGQHKIKKVVEQPRFRL; this comes from the coding sequence ATGAACACCCTGACCCGCGGCCTGCGCGCGGCCCTCGCCACGGCGGCGATCCTCGTCTCCGGCGGCTGCGCCACGCAGGTCACCCGCGTCTCGCCCGACCAGCAGATCGACCTGTCGGGCCGCTGGAACGACGTCGACAGCCGCCAGGTGGCCGACGCCATGGTGCGCCAGAGCTTCCAGGGCGACCTGGGCCAGAGCTGGGCCATGCAGTACATGCAGACGCACGGCGGCCGCCGCCCCACCGTGATCGTGGGCACCATCCGCAACCGCAGCATGGAGCACATCCCGGTCGAGACCTTCGTCCGCGACCTGGAGCGCGCCTACCTGGGCAGCGGCCAGGTGCAGGTGGTGGCCAGCAGCGAGGAGCGCGCCGAGGTGCGCGACGAGCGCGCCGACCAGCAGGAGAACGCCGCCGCCGACACCCGCGCCCGCATGGGCCGCGAGCACGGCGCGCAGTACATGCTGCAGGGCGACATCTCGCAGATCAACGACCGCGAGGGCGGCCGCCGCGTGGTCTACTACCAGGTGGACATGACCCTCGTGGACCTGGAGACCAACGCCAAGACCTGGACCGGGCAGCACAAGATCAAGAAGGTCGTCGAGCAGCCGCGCTTCCGCCTGTAA